A region of Streptomyces sp. NBC_01750 DNA encodes the following proteins:
- a CDS encoding DUF6907 domain-containing protein codes for MGSLSPETRERVLAWLFAQALDIDSERPLVIQRQEKGSFATWCPRGCVVDHTRDVTEGAALEDLAHYIGEPAEMTLSIWDAEQGTVDTVVLGGQIAVYPYSQNPERTVPHVNLEVFQDEYMEDPRPERTR; via the coding sequence CCCGTGAGCGTGTCCTTGCCTGGCTCTTCGCCCAGGCGCTGGACATCGACAGCGAGCGGCCCCTGGTGATTCAGCGTCAGGAGAAGGGCAGCTTTGCCACCTGGTGCCCGAGGGGCTGCGTCGTGGACCACACCAGGGACGTAACGGAGGGCGCCGCGCTTGAGGATCTCGCGCACTACATCGGCGAGCCGGCGGAGATGACGCTCTCCATCTGGGACGCCGAGCAGGGCACGGTCGACACCGTGGTGCTCGGTGGGCAGATCGCCGTCTACCCCTACTCGCAGAACCCCGAACGCACCGTTCCGCACGTCAATCTGGAGGTCTTTCAGGACGAGTACATGGAGGATCCTCGGCCCGAACGAACTCGCTGA